A part of Tigriopus californicus strain San Diego chromosome 10, Tcal_SD_v2.1, whole genome shotgun sequence genomic DNA contains:
- the LOC131887604 gene encoding proton-coupled zinc antiporter SLC30A2-like: MGPITAGESPPRLTTEADESDNGLLRPVNEVNTIQSRLIDNSTEVVEDEGSSLAELPHEQQREQRHVVAGSIADWRICQEISVLHPEVLQVNSDHQEVKVSTASGVRDSSEIHGRDLTAHEISEDGGKKPELTISALTLADEDETSSDLTPLLSEGRKSESMAFDTTEVNLGGYEGEETGFMDHCHTERDSAGPLDQTKAKRRLIAAFILGLLFTTFELTGGYFSGSLSIWSDGVHVLTDALNYLCNWYGLRMAETPSSKAYNFGRKRASPLAAFTSIILLYFATGSIMFLAVKRLIQGDYEIQSQYMLILAGSAVLFNLFVVFFLRGVPTSHGHSHDISSMFGHSHLDDPHASPNPGRNINVQAALMHVLGDLFQSAGVLISAVIIFFFPSAKYLDPICSFVFGIVVMITSKGVITKTVHILLEARPTRVSYEDLYRDLMDISEVVTVHNLKIWGLDEDTMALVCHLAVEDPERSEMVLQRATKICKCKHDIEQLTIQVERYRPEVMNTCRECQPMDD; encoded by the coding sequence ATGGGCCCAATTACTGCTGGAGAGTCTCCCCCACGTTTGACTACGGAAGCGGATGAGAGTGACAATGGACTACTCCGCCCTGTGAACGAAGTGAACACTATTCAATCAAGACTCATCGACAACTCGACAGAGGTCGTAGAAGACGAGGGCTCGTCTCTTGCCGAGCTCCCTCATGAACAGCAACGAGAACAGAGACATGTCGTAGCTGGATCCATTGCAGACTGGCGGATTTGCCAGGAGATTTCTGTCTTGCACCCAGAAGTATTACAGGTGAACAGCGATCATCAGGAAGTAAAGGTTTCCACTGCCAGTGGAGTGAGAGATTCCAGTGAAATCCATGGACGCGATCTGACAGCCCACGAGATCTCTGAGGACGGTGGTAAGAAACCAGAGTTGACCATTTCCGCGTTGACGCTTGCCGACGAGGACGAAACGTCCTCGGATTTAACTCCATTGTTGTCCGAGGGGCGAAAATCCGAGTCCATGGCTTTTGATACCACAGAGGTCAACCTGGGCGGCTATGAGGGCGAGGAGACCGGATTCATGGATCATTGCCACACGGAGCGAGACTCAGCAGGACCCTTGGACCAGACCAAGGCCAAACGGAGACTGATTGCGGCCTTCATCTTGGGCCTTTTGTTCACTACCTTCGAATTGACTGGAGGCTACTTCTCCGGGTCGTTGTCCATATGGAGTGATGGCGTGCATGTGCTGACAGATGCCCTGAACTATTTATGCAACTGGTATGGTCTTCGAATGGCCGAGACTCCAAGCAGCAAGGCCTACAACTTCGGACGGAAGCGGGCCAGCCCTTTGGCGGCCTTCACCTCCATTATTCTCCTTTACTTCGCTACGGGGAGCATCATGTTTCTGGCAGTGAAGCGGCTAATCCAGGGGGACTACGAGATTCAGTCCCAGTACATGCTGATCTTGGCCGGATCAGCCGTGCTTTTCAACTTATTCGTTGTGTTCTTCCTCCGAGGTGTGCCCACCAGCCACGGCCATTCCCACGATATCTCGTCCATGTTCGGGCATTCCCACCTTGACGACCCGCACGCGAGTCCGAATCCGGGGCGAAATATCAACGTTCAAGCTGCTCTCATGCACGTCTTGGGCGACTTATTCCAATCGGCTGGAGTGCTCATATCAGctgtgatcatttttttctttccgtCCGCCAAGTACCTGGACCCAATCTGTTCGTTTGTCTTCGGCATTGTTGTCATGATCACTTCCAAGGGGGTCATCACGAAAACAGTTCACATTCTTCTGGAAGCTCGACCCACGCGGGTTTCATATGAAGACCTTTACCGGGATCTCATGGACATTTCTGAAGTAGTGACCGTGCATAACCTCAAGATTTGGGGGCTGGACGAGGACACCATGGCCTTGGTTTGCCATCTAGCCGTGGAGGATCCGGAGCGCTCGGAGATGGTGCTTCAGCGAGCCACGAAGATTTGCAAATGCAAACACGATATTGAACAACTAACCATCCAAGTCGAGAGATATCGGCCAGAAGTTATGAATACGTGTCGCGAATGTCAGCCCATGGATGATTGA
- the LOC131887971 gene encoding carbonic anhydrase-related protein 10-like, producing the protein MSCYRRVLAIFTFHFLRQCEGNWHEWWTYDGISGPAYWGVINPSWPMCSKGHQQSPIDVNPKRLVFDPTLKRVSIDKQPISGVLYNTGQSLVFRTQTDRLQTLPVNISGGPLSYNYQFEEIYFHWGSGDDPSNSGIQGSEHSIDGYFFPAEIQIFGFNSILFKNVSEALRHPHGVVAISVMVQESDRTVRNGFGPITNHLKKVIYRGQNFPVSDLNLQDLLPSTSDFMTYEGSLTFPGCWESVTWILMNKPIYVSSPELYALRQLQQGDKQQPKAPMANNNRPIQQLNKRSIRTNIIFGASATDQGSKHDFRSRPRSNQEDNNIYGMETFYSLKAQDKANDRGQDGRGGGEQGTRVVASTKAIKNKKKHGNNSKCPEVAKDMYYKANNWMKD; encoded by the exons ATGTCGTGTTATCGTCGGGTTTTGGCGATCTTCACCTTTCACTTCTTGAGACAATGTGAAGGCAATTGGCACGAGTGGTGGACCTACGACGGGATCTCGGGTCCCGCCTATTGGGGTGTGATCAATCCCTCTTGGCCCATGTGCTCCAAGGGCCATCAACAGTCGCCCATTGACGTGAATCCAAAACGATTGGTCTTCGATCCCACCCTCAAACGGGTCTCCATTGATAAACAGCCCATTTCCGGGGTTTTGTATAACACGGGACAATCGTTGGTGTTCCGGACCCAGACGGATCGACTCCAAACTCTGCCCGTGAACATCTCTGGCGGACCTTTATCTTACAA CTACCAATTCGAGGAGATATATTTTCATTGGGGCAGCGGGGACGATCCCAGCAACTCCGGTATTCAAGGTTCCGAGCACTCCATCGATGGGTACTTCTTCCCAGCGGAGATCCAGATCTTTGGCTTCAACTcgattttgttcaagaacgTCAGTGAGGCTTTGAGGCACCCCCATGGAGTGGTGGCGATCTCCGTGATGGTCCAAGAGAGCGACCGAACCGTTCGCAATGGATTCGGTCCAATCACCAATCACTTGAAAAAG GTCATCTATCGGGGCCAGAATTTCCCAGTCTCGGATCTGAACCTCCAGGATCTCTTGCCGTCCACCAGTGACTTCATGACCTATGAAGGCTCCTTGACCTTCCCAGGGTGCTGGGAGAGCGTCACTTGGATCCTAATGAACAAACCGATCTACGTGTCCTCACCCGAGCTCTACGCTCTAAGGCAGTTGCAACAGGGCGACAAACAGCAGCCCAAAGCGCCCATGGCCAACAACAACCGACCCATTCAACAGCTCAATAAGCGGAGCATTCGGACCAACATCATCTTCGGGGCCTCGGCAACAGATCAGGGCTCAAAGCATGACTTTCGAAGTCGTCCTCGATCCAATCAAGAAGACAATAATATTTATGGTATGGAGACATTCTATTCGTTGAAGGCTCAGGATAAGGCCAATGACCGCGGACAGGacggaagaggaggaggagaacaaGGAACGAGGGTCGTTGCTTCGACAAAGGccatcaagaacaagaagaaacacGGGAATAATAGCAAGTGCCCTGAAGTGGCCAAAGACATGTATTACAAAGCAAATAATTGGATGAAAGATTAG